In Methanonatronarchaeum thermophilum, a genomic segment contains:
- a CDS encoding bifunctional nuclease family protein gives MNFIEVEVYEVGRTGDGAIILLQGVDDMSEKVLPILCSPMQGGSIKMGMSQLSNSRPHSHDLFVEILNELGCALDKVLVTEMKDSVYYAELHISLYQKEECEELVIDARPSDSIAIATRVRSPIYVKKDLMEKRGVSPSSFKKKE, from the coding sequence ATGAATTTTATTGAGGTTGAGGTCTACGAAGTTGGTAGAACTGGTGATGGAGCGATCATCCTTTTGCAAGGCGTTGACGACATGAGTGAAAAAGTACTCCCCATCCTCTGCAGCCCTATGCAAGGCGGTAGTATAAAAATGGGTATGTCCCAACTGTCAAATAGCCGGCCTCACAGCCACGATCTGTTTGTAGAAATATTAAACGAGCTTGGATGCGCACTAGACAAAGTCCTTGTAACAGAGATGAAGGACTCAGTATACTACGCTGAACTTCATATATCACTCTACCAAAAAGAAGAGTGTGAAGAACTGGTTATAGATGCTAGGCCAAGCGATTCAATCGCAATCGCAACCAGAGTGAGATCACCAATCTACGTTAAAAAAGATTTAATGGAGAAACGTGGTGTATCACCATCCAGTTTCAAGAAAAAAGAATAA
- a CDS encoding proteasome assembly chaperone family protein, producing the protein MKDPEIVLQKETKIENPVIIEGFPGIGLIGNIAARYMIDAMDFREIGLIKSNRYPPVAIIQEGEAQHPLRIYKKNEYIIFTSDIPLTSDLAKDVAREIVQWSIQKNSQIIISIAGISTTSRDASRVFSAAREKKDLQGIEEQTEKFTTGNILGFTGCILNESKIQGIPAITLLGETRGIGPDPRSAADVIQILNNYLNIDIDTTKLIEEAERIEEEMNKMMQRMEEMEETKTPTAKSPMYQ; encoded by the coding sequence ATGAAAGACCCAGAGATAGTTCTACAGAAAGAAACTAAAATAGAGAACCCGGTGATAATTGAGGGTTTTCCAGGAATAGGATTGATTGGAAACATTGCAGCCCGTTACATGATAGATGCAATGGATTTCAGAGAGATAGGCCTAATAAAATCAAATAGATACCCACCAGTTGCTATAATTCAGGAAGGAGAGGCACAACACCCCTTAAGAATCTACAAAAAAAACGAGTACATCATATTCACCTCCGACATACCATTAACAAGCGACCTTGCAAAAGACGTAGCCAGAGAAATAGTTCAATGGAGTATACAAAAAAACTCGCAAATAATAATTTCAATAGCAGGAATATCAACCACAAGTAGAGACGCATCAAGAGTTTTTTCAGCTGCAAGAGAAAAAAAAGACCTACAGGGTATAGAAGAACAAACTGAGAAATTCACAACCGGTAACATACTTGGATTCACTGGATGCATACTCAACGAATCAAAAATACAGGGTATACCAGCTATAACACTATTAGGGGAAACAAGAGGAATCGGTCCAGACCCAAGGTCAGCAGCTGACGTGATACAGATACTTAACAACTACCTAAACATAGATATAGATACAACAAAACTCATAGAAGAAGCAGAAAGAATCGAAGAAGAAATGAACAAAATGATGCAGCGAATGGAAGAAATGGAAGAAACAAAAACACCAACAGCCAAATCCCCGATGTACCAATAA
- a CDS encoding ArsR/SmtB family transcription factor: MDPIKVVRALGSKYSVEILSEAQEPKPVKEIVDEVGVPIATGYRRIQELEEADLIEVDGKTVSEDGGDIKLYRSRIKVAKIDFDGGLELEFVENEKGADKLVDIWDELK; encoded by the coding sequence ATGGATCCTATTAAAGTAGTTCGAGCGCTTGGTAGTAAGTATAGTGTTGAGATTTTGTCTGAGGCTCAGGAGCCTAAGCCTGTTAAGGAGATTGTTGATGAGGTTGGTGTTCCAATTGCTACTGGGTATCGTAGGATTCAGGAGCTTGAGGAAGCAGATTTGATTGAGGTTGATGGTAAAACTGTTTCGGAGGATGGGGGGGATATTAAGTTGTATAGGAGTCGTATTAAGGTTGCTAAAATCGATTTCGATGGTGGTCTTGAACTTGAGTTTGTTGAGAATGAGAAGGGAGCGGATAAGTTGGTTGATATCTGGGATGAATTAAAATAA
- a CDS encoding Hsp20/alpha crystallin family protein, whose amino-acid sequence MSWDPFREIQRMRERMEDIFEEIEDEGLQQTRGTTAFKPFVDVIEHEDKVIVTADLPGVEKEGIKINITENILTISATREKEKETEEKGYVKRERNIGKFQRKVKLPTKVDEENAEATFKNGVLEIKLPKKEEETGKEIQIQ is encoded by the coding sequence ATGAGTTGGGACCCATTTCGCGAGATACAAAGAATGAGAGAACGTATGGAAGACATATTCGAAGAAATTGAAGACGAAGGACTACAACAAACCCGTGGAACAACAGCATTCAAGCCATTCGTTGACGTAATAGAGCACGAAGACAAAGTAATAGTTACAGCAGACCTACCAGGCGTAGAAAAAGAAGGAATAAAAATCAACATAACAGAAAACATACTAACAATATCTGCAACACGAGAAAAAGAAAAAGAAACAGAAGAAAAAGGATACGTCAAACGAGAAAGAAACATCGGAAAATTCCAGAGAAAAGTAAAACTACCAACAAAAGTAGACGAAGAAAACGCAGAAGCAACATTCAAAAACGGAGTACTAGAAATCAAACTACCAAAAAAAGAAGAAGAAACAGGAAAAGAAATCCAGATACAATAA
- a CDS encoding DUF473 family protein, which produces MKMKVLSGIAQPVLDDLLRDGTRTIELRSANNIMTIFDQKPGDYILLSDKKRDDITRGTNGIIAKIKNKKISMHHISYSTNSIYEERELTIARIKTQTAGLGTIKQIIKQTPQGITTEVKERTEKYSAG; this is translated from the coding sequence ATGAAAATGAAAGTACTAAGCGGGATAGCACAGCCAGTACTAGACGACCTACTGCGCGATGGCACAAGAACAATCGAACTCAGAAGCGCAAACAACATAATGACAATATTCGACCAAAAACCAGGAGACTACATACTCCTATCAGACAAAAAAAGAGACGACATAACCAGGGGAACAAACGGAATAATAGCCAAAATAAAAAACAAAAAAATATCAATGCACCACATCTCATACTCAACAAACTCCATCTACGAAGAACGAGAACTCACAATAGCAAGAATCAAAACACAGACAGCAGGCCTAGGAACAATAAAACAAATAATAAAACAAACACCGCAAGGAATAACAACCGAAGTAAAAGAACGAACAGAAAAATACTCAGCCGGCTAA
- the mgtE gene encoding magnesium transporter, translating into MISPIEKDYEEPTDAADYDISVGEVMTQEYVHVTEGTSVGEAIKKFRDYTPEDPEKSTIYYTYVVDDEKHLKGVCSLRKMLNTSPEKPISEIMETELLSFHVDADAEEAAVDVSEIHFPAVPVTDNEGRLIGIVRSERLIEVVQETVTEDLLKLQGMDLPETTDFTEIETKRSTLMLDAPIHKILRIRIPWLVVALIGGFLAGGVIGIFEETLETVVLLAIFIPVIMDMGGNVGTQSSTIFVRGVVLGHIDKTNVWKRVIKEAITGLLIGILIGGIAALGAYLWMQRTDLAIVVFGSMIGTSIVAALVGFVIPWILYLAGQDPAAASNPLITTIKDVSGLLIYFGLASLLMAELL; encoded by the coding sequence ATGATATCTCCAATCGAAAAGGACTACGAAGAGCCAACAGATGCAGCCGACTACGACATATCCGTCGGCGAAGTAATGACCCAAGAATACGTACATGTAACAGAAGGTACATCGGTTGGAGAGGCAATAAAAAAATTCCGAGACTATACACCAGAAGATCCAGAAAAAAGCACAATCTACTACACATATGTTGTAGATGACGAAAAACATCTAAAAGGAGTTTGTTCACTCCGAAAAATGCTGAACACGTCACCAGAAAAACCAATATCAGAGATCATGGAAACAGAACTCCTATCATTCCACGTCGACGCAGATGCAGAAGAAGCAGCAGTCGACGTATCAGAAATCCATTTCCCCGCAGTACCAGTAACAGATAACGAAGGCCGATTAATAGGAATAGTAAGATCAGAACGCCTAATAGAAGTCGTACAAGAAACAGTAACAGAAGACCTACTAAAACTACAGGGAATGGACCTACCAGAAACAACAGACTTCACAGAGATAGAAACAAAAAGAAGCACACTAATGCTCGACGCACCAATACACAAAATCCTACGAATAAGAATACCATGGCTAGTAGTAGCACTAATAGGCGGATTCCTAGCAGGAGGAGTAATCGGAATATTCGAAGAAACACTAGAAACAGTAGTACTACTAGCAATATTCATACCCGTAATAATGGACATGGGAGGAAACGTAGGAACACAATCCTCAACAATATTCGTAAGAGGAGTAGTACTCGGCCACATCGACAAAACCAACGTCTGGAAAAGAGTAATAAAAGAAGCAATAACAGGCCTACTAATAGGCATACTAATAGGCGGAATAGCAGCATTAGGCGCATACCTATGGATGCAGAGAACCGACCTCGCAATCGTAGTATTCGGATCAATGATAGGGACAAGCATAGTAGCCGCCCTAGTAGGATTCGTAATACCCTGGATACTATACCTAGCCGGACAAGACCCCGCAGCAGCATCCAACCCACTAATAACAACAATAAAAGACGTAAGCGGACTCCTAATATACTTCGGACTAGCCAGCCTACTAATGGCAGAACTACTCTAA
- a CDS encoding AI-2E family transporter, translating into MVRIFKEDSRFVLLVLALLVSLFVSVYVLSGILWTFVFAATIAYTLYPFFSYLRRKGLSAFVSSIVSTFIGMFAIVALAFPFIIVVYRRRDVLFEFLRDIPESFEFEVFGFELSLDVGVIVDVSWEYLSEAAIEAAQATPTIILQFFVLVVVIYVLLYKSNVIASYILGVFDESFHSLLYGYNKKIKDTIIGLYVVQLSTAILTFFIGLPFFYLLGYEPFIFLSLIAGVLQFIPILGPSILIVGLALFEVLIGEVVSAAIVLALGLLLIAGLPDLVLRPYLADVETGLSPSQYFIGFIGGIITIGAIGIIVGPLVIAILIKTFEVISKSD; encoded by the coding sequence ATGGTTCGTATTTTTAAAGAGGATTCTAGGTTTGTTTTGTTGGTTTTAGCTCTCTTGGTGAGTTTATTTGTTTCAGTGTACGTTTTGTCTGGGATTCTCTGGACCTTTGTTTTTGCTGCAACTATTGCTTATACTCTATATCCATTTTTTAGTTATTTGAGGCGTAAGGGTTTGTCTGCGTTTGTTTCGAGTATTGTTTCAACTTTTATAGGTATGTTTGCTATTGTAGCGTTAGCGTTCCCTTTTATAATTGTTGTTTACAGACGTAGAGATGTTTTATTTGAGTTTCTTAGGGATATCCCTGAATCCTTTGAGTTTGAGGTTTTCGGGTTTGAGTTATCTCTCGATGTCGGTGTTATTGTTGATGTGAGTTGGGAGTATCTGAGCGAGGCTGCTATTGAAGCTGCTCAAGCAACACCAACGATAATCCTTCAGTTTTTTGTTCTGGTGGTAGTTATCTATGTTCTGTTATACAAATCCAATGTTATAGCCAGTTACATACTCGGTGTTTTTGATGAATCGTTCCATAGCCTTCTATATGGATATAATAAAAAGATAAAAGACACGATCATCGGTCTGTATGTTGTCCAGTTATCAACAGCTATATTAACATTCTTTATAGGTTTACCGTTTTTCTATCTACTTGGCTATGAACCGTTTATCTTTTTATCTTTGATTGCTGGAGTTCTCCAGTTTATCCCTATTCTTGGTCCATCTATATTGATAGTTGGTTTAGCTTTGTTCGAAGTTTTGATTGGGGAAGTAGTTTCTGCAGCCATTGTTCTCGCACTAGGCCTGTTGTTAATCGCTGGTTTACCTGACTTAGTGTTGAGACCATATCTAGCCGATGTAGAAACAGGGCTTTCACCAAGCCAGTATTTCATTGGGTTTATTGGAGGTATAATAACCATCGGAGCCATCGGGATCATTGTAGGACCACTGGTTATAGCAATTCTAATAAAAACCTTCGAAGTTATCTCAAAATCAGATTAA
- a CDS encoding DUF7521 family protein, producing the protein METIEILYIIFSATLSISGLILVGISLRAYKRTYRTDMILLSLGFALIVSAAIGTTISAFLSNFAHPQLLLTINYFITTIGFLLLITSLIIK; encoded by the coding sequence ATGGAGACCATCGAAATACTATACATAATATTCAGCGCCACATTATCAATATCCGGCCTCATACTAGTCGGAATATCACTAAGAGCATACAAAAGAACATACAGAACAGACATGATACTCCTATCACTAGGATTCGCATTAATAGTTTCCGCAGCAATAGGAACAACAATAAGCGCATTCCTAAGCAACTTCGCACACCCCCAACTACTACTAACAATAAACTACTTCATAACAACAATCGGATTCCTCCTACTAATAACAAGCCTCATAATAAAATAA
- a CDS encoding small multi-drug export protein has protein sequence MLNPEILLNPILIDTTEIITQSYGAWQYILIFILAATPWIEILIVVPAGIIAGLNPYLVAITASLGNIIPIYIIIYGYNKLENWWKKNIHTNQQEKTKKFKKQRKKAIKYWEKYGILGLAIISPALIGIHLATIVALTIGSNKNKLALYMTLSIIGWTTILTITTIQGITHLT, from the coding sequence ATGCTAAATCCAGAGATATTGTTAAACCCAATACTCATAGACACCACCGAAATAATAACCCAAAGCTATGGTGCATGGCAATACATACTAATCTTTATACTAGCAGCAACACCCTGGATTGAAATACTCATAGTCGTCCCAGCAGGAATAATAGCAGGACTAAACCCATACCTTGTAGCAATAACAGCAAGCCTAGGAAACATCATCCCCATATACATCATAATATACGGCTACAACAAACTAGAAAACTGGTGGAAAAAAAACATCCATACAAACCAACAAGAAAAAACAAAAAAATTCAAAAAACAGAGAAAAAAAGCAATAAAATACTGGGAAAAATACGGCATCCTAGGACTCGCAATCATCTCACCAGCACTAATAGGAATCCACCTAGCAACCATAGTAGCACTAACCATAGGCTCCAACAAAAACAAACTCGCATTATACATGACCCTCAGCATAATAGGCTGGACAACAATACTAACAATAACAACAATACAAGGAATAACACACTTAACCTAA
- a CDS encoding PKD domain-containing protein, with the protein MKDISRRSFLKFLGGVVVMETVGKSFASELGSDSFVSFAKKTVSDIPGVEFVEADSEYGFNYPYFIYIPDEIRSGEPPILVEPNNTGTSTDDFEEHIEGAELQLREGTGTRQISDELDIPLIVPVFPRPRSEPVDWEHYTHALDVETLEISSGKLERIDLQLLSMVEHSKENLLSDRPVSFSDKIILNGFSASGNFVDRFAVLHPESVLSVTAGGLNGMALLPKAEMDGHELPYHVGISDIESLIGKSFDPDELDRVNQYLYMGSEDDNDTIGYGDAWTEDGLEETALEVYGEDIIGERFPKCQEAYEEVGIEAQFKIYEGVGHSPREARDDIVEFHRRSIEGDDVSEFGEKLGTHPEFEINKEKLDTGETLELDASKSKTNPGEIIKYTWDFGDGETAVGKTTQHTYTEPGTYEITLKAITEIGATDTISKNIEVETSEEDINADFKIDPENPMEGEQIELNADDSKSPEEINAYTWDFGDGETAVGKTTQHTYNEAGEYQIKLEIHTEKGRQATKTKQIEIQETTTEETPGLKTISALSGLAGSAYLLNKQKQKQQEKDPD; encoded by the coding sequence TTGAAGGATATTTCAAGAAGGAGTTTTCTTAAGTTTCTTGGTGGAGTTGTAGTTATGGAGACGGTTGGTAAGTCATTTGCAAGTGAGTTGGGTTCTGATAGTTTTGTTAGTTTTGCTAAAAAGACTGTTTCGGATATTCCTGGGGTTGAGTTTGTTGAAGCAGATAGTGAATATGGTTTTAATTATCCCTATTTTATTTATATACCTGATGAAATAAGGAGTGGTGAGCCTCCTATTTTGGTGGAGCCCAACAATACTGGTACTTCTACCGATGATTTTGAAGAACATATTGAAGGTGCTGAGTTGCAACTGAGGGAAGGCACTGGTACTAGACAGATAAGTGATGAATTGGATATTCCTTTGATTGTTCCGGTGTTTCCTAGGCCTCGTTCAGAGCCAGTAGATTGGGAACATTATACTCATGCATTGGATGTTGAGACTTTAGAGATTTCAAGTGGGAAGTTGGAGCGGATTGACCTTCAGTTGTTGAGTATGGTTGAGCATTCTAAGGAAAACCTGCTTTCGGATAGGCCTGTTAGTTTTAGCGATAAGATTATTTTGAATGGTTTTTCAGCATCTGGAAATTTTGTTGATCGGTTTGCGGTATTGCATCCTGAATCGGTTCTTTCAGTAACTGCTGGTGGCTTAAATGGGATGGCTTTGCTTCCAAAGGCGGAGATGGATGGCCATGAACTTCCATATCACGTTGGTATATCCGATATAGAATCGTTAATTGGAAAGTCTTTTGATCCGGATGAGCTTGACAGGGTGAACCAATATCTGTATATGGGTTCTGAGGATGACAACGATACAATTGGTTATGGTGATGCATGGACTGAGGATGGGCTGGAGGAAACTGCACTTGAGGTTTATGGAGAAGATATTATCGGGGAGAGATTTCCAAAATGTCAGGAGGCGTATGAAGAAGTTGGGATAGAGGCCCAGTTCAAGATATATGAAGGGGTTGGACATAGTCCAAGAGAAGCAAGAGATGATATCGTAGAGTTTCATAGAAGGAGTATTGAGGGAGATGATGTAAGTGAGTTTGGAGAAAAACTTGGAACCCATCCCGAATTTGAAATTAACAAAGAGAAGTTAGATACTGGTGAAACATTAGAGCTGGATGCTTCAAAATCAAAAACTAACCCAGGAGAAATAATAAAATACACCTGGGATTTCGGAGATGGTGAAACAGCAGTGGGCAAAACAACTCAACACACCTATACTGAACCAGGAACTTACGAAATAACATTGAAAGCCATAACTGAAATTGGAGCCACCGATACAATATCAAAAAATATTGAGGTTGAAACATCGGAAGAAGATATAAACGCAGATTTCAAAATAGATCCTGAAAATCCAATGGAAGGCGAACAAATAGAATTAAATGCAGATGATTCAAAATCCCCGGAGGAAATAAATGCATATACCTGGGATTTCGGAGACGGTGAAACAGCAGTAGGGAAAACAACTCAACATACATATAACGAAGCCGGAGAATACCAAATAAAACTAGAGATACATACAGAGAAAGGCAGACAAGCAACCAAAACAAAACAAATTGAGATCCAAGAAACAACAACCGAAGAAACACCAGGCTTAAAAACAATATCAGCCCTATCAGGCCTAGCAGGATCAGCATACCTACTAAACAAACAAAAACAAAAACAACAAGAAAAAGACCCAGATTAA
- a CDS encoding helix-turn-helix domain-containing protein yields MSESKNKESNKMNYNKLGWIKASKYRQNILKALEAGPKTPKELAEENEYRMSHVSRTLSNLKGRNLVECLNPDCRKGRLYALTDEGLQMLKAL; encoded by the coding sequence ATGTCTGAATCTAAAAACAAAGAAAGTAATAAAATGAATTATAACAAGCTTGGATGGATAAAGGCCAGTAAGTACCGTCAAAATATATTGAAAGCCTTGGAGGCGGGTCCTAAAACACCTAAAGAGCTGGCAGAAGAGAATGAATATAGAATGAGTCATGTGAGCCGCACACTCTCAAATTTAAAGGGAAGAAACCTAGTTGAATGCCTAAACCCGGATTGCCGGAAAGGCAGGTTATATGCCTTAACAGATGAAGGATTACAGATGTTGAAAGCACTATAA
- the flaJ gene encoding archaellar assembly protein FlaJ: MKDNEVKKGTYTLSWRRAVETLLNESVFSYLLRYVLGSAILGFTLYYILNLLIADLLGELQPILFLIPIFIISVSILYPKLIADRRRIKIDQAIPLFITSMGVLSTTNIPRIDVIETISEQEEYGPIADEMKKIVELVKTWNMSLDEAARFQSEITPSPLLRDFLERMAYNVSAGQGLEEFLRNEQEVVMSEYETMYMSVLEDMDVLKDLFISMTLSVAFIIVFATIIPILTGIDPNFLLFASIILYGLIEGMFLYGTYVKVPFDPVWYEYEDITYFDKKIIISIIASIAGVILLSILLALNLNHNLPIIGHIEMPLPLYFAIGITPMLLPGLLMRKEEAKIKKRDRAFPSFIRSLGSSESAKQTTTTKVLKTLQTKDFGDLTKEIRNLYKRLNLRIDQVRSWKNFAMETKSFLIQRFSEMYYKGRLKGGNPEKLGYIIGKNFNKILELRQHRKQTTSTFIGVIYGITASSVFAFFSGIEIVKLMIDIMEDVQMPDEDWIQQIIFTDVYNIPDVQILIMIFILVNAVMSSMMIKVVDGGHHINTYHHLVGLIWTGVIVAIITERLVSMFLTI, translated from the coding sequence ATGAAAGACAATGAAGTAAAAAAAGGAACATACACACTATCCTGGAGGAGGGCAGTAGAAACCCTCCTAAACGAATCAGTCTTCAGTTACCTACTCAGATATGTTCTAGGCTCCGCAATACTCGGATTCACATTATACTACATACTAAACCTACTTATAGCAGACCTCCTTGGCGAACTACAACCAATACTATTCTTAATACCCATATTCATAATATCGGTTTCAATATTATATCCAAAATTAATCGCAGACCGACGTAGAATAAAAATAGACCAAGCCATCCCCCTCTTTATAACCAGCATGGGCGTACTCAGCACAACAAACATACCAAGAATAGACGTCATCGAAACAATCTCCGAACAAGAAGAATACGGACCAATCGCCGACGAAATGAAAAAAATCGTCGAACTCGTTAAAACATGGAACATGTCACTAGACGAAGCCGCAAGATTCCAATCCGAAATAACACCCTCACCACTACTAAGAGACTTCCTAGAAAGAATGGCATACAACGTCAGCGCAGGACAAGGCCTCGAAGAGTTCCTCCGGAACGAACAAGAAGTAGTCATGTCTGAATACGAAACAATGTACATGAGCGTCCTAGAAGACATGGACGTCCTCAAAGACCTATTCATATCGATGACCCTATCCGTAGCATTCATAATAGTATTCGCAACCATAATCCCAATACTAACCGGAATAGACCCCAACTTCCTCCTTTTCGCAAGCATAATCCTCTACGGATTAATAGAAGGAATGTTCCTATACGGAACATACGTTAAAGTACCATTCGACCCAGTCTGGTACGAATACGAAGACATCACATACTTCGACAAAAAAATAATAATATCAATAATAGCAAGCATCGCCGGAGTAATCCTCCTATCCATACTACTAGCACTCAACCTAAACCACAACCTACCGATAATAGGGCACATAGAGATGCCACTACCCCTCTACTTCGCAATCGGCATAACCCCAATGCTACTACCAGGCCTACTAATGAGAAAAGAAGAAGCCAAAATCAAAAAAAGAGACCGAGCATTCCCATCATTCATCAGGTCATTAGGATCAAGCGAATCGGCCAAACAAACAACAACCACAAAAGTCCTAAAAACACTCCAAACCAAAGATTTCGGAGACCTAACAAAAGAAATAAGAAACCTATACAAACGCCTAAACCTCCGAATCGACCAAGTCAGATCATGGAAAAACTTCGCAATGGAAACCAAATCCTTCCTGATCCAAAGATTTTCCGAAATGTACTACAAAGGAAGACTAAAAGGTGGAAACCCCGAAAAACTAGGATACATCATCGGAAAAAACTTCAACAAAATACTAGAACTCCGACAACACCGAAAACAAACAACATCAACATTCATAGGAGTCATCTACGGAATAACAGCAAGCTCAGTATTCGCCTTCTTCTCAGGAATAGAAATCGTAAAACTAATGATCGACATAATGGAAGATGTACAAATGCCAGACGAAGACTGGATCCAACAAATAATCTTCACAGATGTATACAACATCCCCGACGTACAGATACTAATAATGATATTCATACTCGTAAACGCCGTAATGAGCTCAATGATGATAAAAGTCGTAGACGGTGGCCACCACATAAACACATACCACCACCTAGTTGGATTAATATGGACCGGAGTAATAGTAGCCATAATAACCGAAAGACTCGTCTCAATGTTCTTAACAATCTAA